The DNA segment AGAAGAAGGCCAACGGCGCCGGTGACGCGGCCAAGGCCAAGGCGCTGCTGAAGAAGGCCGGCAAGCTCAACATGAAGCTGACCTTCGGCTACATCAACACCCCCGAGGGCCAGCAGTACTCCACCGCCATGGCGGCGGGCCTGCAGAAGGCCGGCTTCGACGTCCAGCGCCAGGAGATCCCGGCCGAGACCTACTACGACCAGGTCTCCAAGCTGGACAACAACTACGACATCTTCCACACCGCGTGGGGTGCCGACTGGCCGTCCGCCTCGACCGTGATCCCGCCGCTGTACGACGGCCGCGTGATCGCCGACGGCGCGCAGAACTACTCGCAGATCAACGACCCGAAGGTCAACAGCGAGATCGACCGGATCAACCAGATCACCGACCCGGTCAAGTCCGCGGCCGAGTGGGAGAAGCTCGACCAGTACATCGTCAAGGACCTCGTCAACGTGGTCCCGACGGGTGACTACAAGCAGACGCAGATCGCCGGTTCCAAGGTCGGCGGCCTGGTCTACGACGACGTGATCGGTGGCGTCGACCCGCGCCGCCTCTTCATCAAGTAACCCCGTCCCCGCCCGGTACCCGGCGCGCCGCCCAGATCACCGCGCGCGCCGGGTGCCCCGGACCGCCGACGTCAGAGAGCTGCCCCTGTCATGCTGCGCTTCCTCGTCCGCCGGAGTCTCGGTGCCGTCGTCATTCTCTTCCTGCTGAGCATCGTCACGTTCGTGCTGTTCTTCGGAGTGCCCCGGGACCCGGCGCTGCTGATGTGCAGCAAGACCTGCAACCCGGACGCGATCGCCAACATCCACCATGTGCTCGGTCTCGACAAGCCCATCACCGAGCAGTACTGGATCTTCCTGCACAACATCGTCATGGGCAGCAACGACTTCGTCCAAGGTCCCTGCCCCGCACCGTGCTTCGGGTACTCGTACCACTCCAACGACCAGGTCTGGGCCACCCTGGTCGACCGCCTGCCCACCACCGTCTCGCTGACCATCGGCAGCGCCGTCTGCTTCCTGCTCCTCGGTCTCGGTACGGGCCTGCTCGCGGCCTGGCGGCGCGGCACGATGATCGACAAGACGGCGACCGCCGTGTCCATGGTCATCGGCTCGATGCAGATCTACTTCCTGGGCCCGCTGGCCCTGGCGCTCCTCGTCTACCAGACCCACTGGCTCGGCAAGCCGACCTACAACGACTTCACCGCCGATCCCTTCGCCTGGTTCACCGGCCTGATCCTCCCGTGGGTGATCCTCTCCACGATCTTCGCCGCGCAGTACACCCGTATGGCCCGCTCGGCGATGATCGAACAGCTCCAGGAGGAGCACGTCCGCACCGCCCGCGCCAAGGGCATGTCCCGGCGCTACGTCTTCTTCCGCTACGCCTGGCGCGGCTCGCTGATCCCCATCGTCACCATCTTCGGCATCGACCTCGGGTCCCTGCTCGGCGGCGCCATCATCACCGAGGTCACCTTCGGCCTGCCGGGCCTCGGTCAACTGGCCGTCCAGTCCGTCTTCTTCAGCGACCTGCCGCTGCTGCTCGGCGTGATGCTCTTCGCCGCCACCATGATCCTGATGTTCAACATCATCGTCGACGCCGCGTACGCCTTCATCGACCCGCGCGTGCGGCTGTCCTAGGAGCACTGTCGTGACCACTTTGACCAAGGAAGCCGGTGCTCCGGTCCCGGCGGGTTCGGGCCCGCTGCTCTCGGTCCGGGACCTGCACGTCAGCTTCAAGACCGAGGACGGCGTCGTCAAGGCCGTCGACGGTCTCTCCTTCGACCTCGCGCGCGGCAAGACGCTGGGCATCGTGGGCGAGTCGGGCTCCGGAAAGTCGGTCACCAACCTGACCGTCCTCGGACTGCACAACCCCATGTTCACCACCGTCGAGGGCGAGATCCTGCTGGACGGGCAGGAGTTGATCTCGGCCCGCGAGTCCGAACTGGAGAAGCTGCGCGGCAACAAGGTCGCCATGATCTTCCAGGACCCGCTGACCGCGCTCTCCCCGTACTACACCGTCGGCCGGCAGATCGCCGAGCCGTACATGAAGCACACCGGCGCCTCCAAGCGGGAGGCCTGGGACCGCGCGGTGGAGATGCTCACCAAGGTCGGCATCCCCAACCCCAAGGAGCGGGCGAAGGACTACCCGCACCAGTTCTCCGGCGGTATGCGCCAGCGCGCGATGATCGCCATGGCCCTGGTGTGCGACCCCGACCTGCTGATCGCCGACGAGCCGACGACCGCGCTGGACGTGACGGTGCAGGCGCAGATCCTCGACCTGCTCAAGGACCTCCAGCAGGAGGTCGGATCCGGCATCGTCTTCATCACCCACGACCTCGGGGTGATCGCCGACATGGCCGACGACATCATGGTGATGTACGCGGGCAACGCGGTGGAGCGGGGCACGGTCGACCAGGTGCTGCGCGAGCCGGAACACCCCTACACCTGGGGTCTGCTGAACTCGATGCCGCGCCTCGACTCCGACCCGAACGCGCCGCTGGCCCCCATCCCGGGAGCCCCGCCGTCGCTGCTCAACCCGCCGTCGGGCTGTCGCTTCCATCCCCGCTGCACCTTCCAGGACCGGGTCGAGTACGCCGGGGCCTGTGTCACCGAGCGTCCGCGGCTCGGCCCCGACCGGGCCTCCGCCTGCCACCTCGGCGCGGAACAGAAGCGGACCATCTTCATCGAAGAGATCAAGCCCCGGCTCGGCTAGGGCAGAGGAGGACACGTCATGACAGAGGATCTGGTCCTCCCGGCCCCACGGGAGAAGAGCGGCGGCGCGGACGGCGAACCGCTGCTGGAGGTCTCGGGGCTGACCAAGCACTTCCCGGTGAAGGGCGGTTTCCCGATCCGGCGGACCGTCGGCGCGGTGCAGGCGGTCGACGGCATCGACCTGACCGTGCACGTGGGCGAGAGCTTCGGCCTGGTCGGCGAGTCCGGCTGCGGCAAGTCGACCACCGGCCGGCTGATCACGCGGCTCATGGAGCCGACGTCCGGCAGCATCAAGTACCGCGGCCAGGACATCAGCCGCGCGAGCCGCAAGCAGCTGGCGCCCATCCGGTCCGAGATCCAGATGATCTTCCAGGACCCGTATTCGTCACTGAATCCGCGGCAGACCGTCGGCAAGATCATCTCGGGTCCGATGGAGATCAACGACATCAGCCCGGAGGGCGGCCGCGAGAAGCGGGTCCGTGAACTCCTGGACATCGTCGGCCTGAACCCGGAGCACTACAACCGGTTCCCGCACGAGTTCTCCGGCGGTCAGCGCCAGCGCATCGGTGTCGCACGGGCCCTGGCCCTGGAACCGAAGCTGATCGTGGCCGACGAGCCGGTCTCCGCGCTGGACGTCTCCATCCAGGCCCAGGTCGTCAACCTGCTCCAGAAGGTGCAGAACGAGCTCGGCATCGCGTTCCTGTTCATCGCCCACGACCTGGCCGTCGTGCGGCACTTCTCGCAGCGCGTGGCCGTGATGTACCTCGGAAAGATCATCGAGGTGGGCGACCGCCAGTCGATCTACACCCGCCCGCGTCACCCCTACACCCACGCCCTGCTCTCCGCGGTCCCCGAGGTGAGCCTCTCGGGCGACGGCGCTCCGGCGCGTGAGCGCATCCGCCTCGCAGGCGACGTGCCGTCCCCGATCAACCCCCCGTCCGGCTGCCGCTTCCGCACCCGCTGCTGGAAGGCCCAGGACAAGTGCGCGACCGAGGAACCGCCGCTGGTCCAGATCTCCGGCAACACCGGCGGCCACCTGACGGCCTGCCACTTCCCGGAGGACCCGACGATCGAGGCCCGCGACGAGGACATCGTGCTGGACCCGGCGCTGGCGGCGCTGGAGGAGTCCGCGGGCGACTGACGCCGACCGCTGTGCCGTGGACGGAAGAAGGCCCGCGTCTTGGGGAGACGCGGGCCTTCGGTTCCCCTGGAACCGGACATTCGTGGGCTCGGGTCAATGGGCCGTGAAAGTCCGTTCCACAAGGGGCGGCTGACGGGAAAGGGGTGTTGTCAGCCCGCCGCCTCGGGGTCCTTGGACAGGAGGCCGGCCGAAACCGTCTCCGCCGTCTCAGGGTAGTGGCACGCGGTGAGGTGGCCGGGCTTGTTGCCCTCCGCCTGGACCAGCGGCGGAGCCTCCGTCGCGCACTTCTCCGTCGCCTTCCAGCAGCGGGTGCGGAAGCGGCAGCCGGAGGGCGGGTTGATGGGCGAGGGCACGTCGCCGGCGAGGCGGATGCGCTCGCGCGCGGTGCCGTCCACCGTGGCCTCGGGGACCGCGGAGAGCAGCGCCCGGGTGTAGGGGTGGCGCGGGTTGCCGTACAGGTCCTCGCGGTCGGCGATCTCGACGATCTTGCCGAGGTACATGACCGCGACGCGCTGCGAGAAGTGCCGCACGATCGCGAGGTCGTGGGCGATGAAGACGAACGCGATGCCGAGTTCCCGCTGCACCTTCTGGAGCAGGTTGACGACCTGGGCCTGGATGGAGACGTCCAGCGCGGAGACCGGCTCGTCCGCCACGATCAGCTTCGGGTTCAGGGCGAGCGCGCGGGCGACGCCGATGCGCTGGCGCTGGCCGCCGGAGAACTCGTGCGGGAACCGGTTGTAGTGCTCGGGGTTCAGGCCGACGATGTCCAGGAGCTCGCGGACGCGCTTCTCGCGGCCGCCCTCCGGGTTGATGTCGTTGATCTCCATCGGGCCGGAGATGATCTTGCCGACCGTGTGCCGCGGGTTCAGCGAGGCGTACGGGTCCTGGAAGATCATCTGGATCTCGGACCGGATCGGCGCGAGATCCTTGCGGCCGGCGTGCGTGATGTCCTGGCCGCGGTACTTGACGGAACCGGCGGTGGGCTCCAGCAGGCGGGTGATGAGCCGGCCGGTGGTCGACTTGCCGCAGCCGGACTCGCCGACCAGGCCCAGGCTCTCGCCCTCGGCCACCTGGAAGTCGAGGCCGTCCACGGCCTGGACCGCGCCGACGGTCCGCCGGATCGGGAAGCCGCCCTTGATGGGGAAGTGCTTGGTCAGCCCGGAGACGTCCAGGAGGGGGGTGGTGTTGCTCATGGTGGTGAAATCCCGTCTCGTGTACGTCTCAGAGGGCCTTGCCGGCGACCGCGTCCGTCAGGAACTCGCGGCGCTGCTCTTCGGTCAGGTGGCAGGCACTGCCGCGGCCGTCCGCGATCTCCAGCACCGGGCGCTCCTTGGAGCACTTTCCGTCGTCGACCTTGTCGGCGAAGGCGCAGCGAGGGTGGAAGCGGCAGCCGGACGGCGGGTTCAGCAGCGAGGGCGGCGAACCCGGGATCGGCGTGAGCGGCACGTCGACCGGGCCGTCCAGGGACGGCATGGAGCCCATCAGGCCGTAGGTGTACGGGTGCTGCGGGGTGCGCAGCACCTCCTCCTTCGGACCGCGCTCCACACACCGGCCGCCGTACATCACCAGGACGTCGTCGGCGATGTCGGCGATCACGCCCAGGTCGTGTGTGATGAAGATGATCGAGGTGCCGAACTCGCGCTGGAGGTCCTTGAGCAGGTCCATGATCTGGGCCTGCACGGTCACGTCGAGCGCGGTGGTCGGCTCGTCGGCGATCAGCAGCTTCGGGTCGCACACCAGCGCCATGGCGATCATCGCGCGCTGGCGCATACCGCCGGAGAACTCGTGCGGGTAGTTGTCCACCCGGCTGTCCGGCTGCGGGATGCCGACCCGCCGCAGCATCTCGATCGCCCGCTCCCGGGCCTCCTTCTTGGAGGCGCCGGTGTGCTTGCGGTACACCTCGCCGATCTGGGTGCCGATGGTGTGGTACGGCGACAGCGAGGCCAGGGCGTCCTGGAAGATCATCGCCATCTTGTTGCCGCGGAGCTTCTCCAGCGTCCGCTCGGAGGCGCCGTTCAGCTCCTCGCCGTCCAGCTCGATGGAGCCCTCGATCGTGGTGTGGTCGGGGTTGTGCAGGCCGAGGATGGTCAGGTTGGTGACCGACTTGCCGGACCCCGACTCACCCACGATGCCGAGCGTCTTGCCGCGCGCGAGGTCGAAGGAGAGACCGTCGACGGCCTTGACGACGCCGTCCTCGGTCGAGAAGTGCACCTTCAGGTCCTTGACGGACAGGAAGGGCTGCGGATCGATGCTCGTCACGGGGACGCTCCAGAGGGGGGTGATGCGGGGTAGCTGGTGGGGGCGGGCGGGGTCAGGCGAGCCGGATCCGCGGGTCGATCATGGCGTAGACCGCGTCGACGATGATGTTGGCGAACACCACGAAGGCGGCGGTGATGATCATGACGCCGAGCAGCATGGGCAGGTCGTTCGTGATCACGGACTTCACCGCGAGCATGCCGAGACCCTGGAGGCTGAAGGTCTTCTCGGTGATCATCGCGCCGCCGAGCAGAACGCCCATGTCGATGCCGAAGATGGTGACGATCGGACCCATCGCGCCGCGCCAGGCGAAGCGGAAGAAGACGTTGCGCCGGGACATGCCCTTGGCGCGGGCCGTGCGGACGTAGTCCTCGCTCAGCGTCTCGACCAGCTGGGAGCGGGTCATACGCGTGTAGTTGGCGGTCCAGATCAGGGCCAGGACCAGCCAGGGCACGATCAGACCGTTGGCCCAGGCCGCGGGGTTGTCCGTGAACGGCGTGTACGTCGGCTGGTCGAGCACGTGCGTGGTGTACACGAGCAGGTACAGGGCGACCGGGCCGACGAAGTAGATCTGCATCGACGAGGCGACCAGCGAGGCGGAGCTGGCGATCTTGTCGGCGGCCTTGCCCTGCCGCACGGCGGCGAACATGCCGGCGCCGATGCCGAAGACGAGGAAGACGACGGAGGAGCCGACAGCCAGGGACACCGTGGTCGGGAAGCGGTCCAGGATCGTGCCGAGGACGGACTCGCGGTTGACGAACGAGTAGCCGAGGCACGGCGCGTTGCAGTGGCCGAAGCCCGAGTAGTCGCGGCCCATGAAGATGGCGGAGAGCCAGTGCCAGTACTGGACCGGCATCGGGTCCGAGATTCCCATGTTGTGCCGGATCAGGTTGAGCGTCTCCGGCGTGCAGACCTTGCCGCAGGCGATCCGGGCGGGGTCGCGCGGCACCGCGTAGAAGAGCATGAACGTGATCGCGCTGATGATCAGCAGCGTGATCGCGGCGCCGATGACTCGGCGGACGAGGAAGCGAAGCATGGGGGTTGGCTTTCCTGGGAGGGCCGTCGTACGGATCGGGCCGGGCCGGGTCGACCGGGGGCCCGGTGGACGAGCCGAGGGTGGGGCGGTCGGCAGCCGCCCCACCTCTCAGGTGTGGATCAGGCCTTGACGTACATCTTGTAGAGCATGCAACCGTCGAAGTTCGGGTCCATCTTCACGTTGGCGAGCTTGGAACCGTGCAGGTACAGGCGCTTCATGTAGACGTCGGGGATGAAGGCGCCCAGCTCGGTCACCTGCTTGTCCAGCGCGGCCCACATCTCGTTGGCCTTGTTCTGGTCCGTCTCCAGCGTGGCGGCCTTGATGGCGGCGTCCACGTCGGCGTTCTTCAGGTGGCAGTAGTTGGTGCCCTCGTCGCGGACCTGGTCACCCTGGAACAGCGGCTGGAAGACCGAGAAACCGGTCGGCCAGTCGGCGGACCAGCCACCCCAGTAGATGTCGAACTGGTTGTCGATCTTGCCGATCTGGTCGTACCAGGTGGTGGAGTCGATGGCCTTGGAGACGACATCGAAGCCCGCCGCCTTCAGGGCGTTCTCGACGACGACCTTGACCTTGGCGTTGATCGGGTCGTTCTGGTAGGCGTAGACGACCTTGGTGCCGAGCTTGCCGGCCTTCTTCAGGACGGCCTTGGCGGCGGCCGGGTCACCGGCCGGCTTGGCCAGCTTGCCCCACACGTCCTGCGACTTGTAGCCGGCGACGAGCGGGCTCATGACGCCGGTCGCGTAGTCACCGCGGTGCTCGCCACCCTGGAGCTGGCGGATGCCGGCGGTCGGCCACGCCTTGATGATGGCCTCGCGGACCTTGATGTCGGTGACGCGGGTCTGGTTGATCCAGTAGAGGCTGGTGCCGCTGCTCAGGTCCTCGAAGAGGCGGTCCTTCGCCTTGGCGGTGGCCTGCTGCTGACGCGACTGCGGAACCGTGCGCCACGAGACGGCGTACTGGTCGGCGCCGGCGTCCGCGATGAGGCGGTCGGCGGCGGTCTCCGCCTCGATGCCGAAGGTGAAGTCGAACTCGTCCGGGTAGGCGTTGCGGATCGGGTCCGTGTTCGGGTCCCAGTGCTCGTTGCGGACCAGCACCATCGACTTGTCCGTGACGTGCGACTTGATGCGGTACGGGCCGTTGGAGAACGGCTTCTTGTCGTAGTTCTGCTTCGTGTCGTGCTTCGCCTGGGTCGGGGCGTAGGAGTGCATCGCCAGGACGTAGTTGAAGTCGGGGCGGGCCTCGGCGAGGTGGAAGGTGATGGTCTTCCCGCTCGTCTCGATCGACTTCAGGTGCTTGCCCTTGAAGGGGCCGGAGTAGGACTTGCGGAAGTCCTGCGAGCCCGTGAGCCAGCCCTGGACGTAGGTGGCGCCCTCGGTGATGAAGGTGGCGAAGGCGCGCTCGAAGCCGTGGCGGACGTCATCGACGTTGACGTCGGAGCCGTCCTCCCACTTGACGCCGTCCTTCAGCGTGAAGGACCAGGTCTTGCCGCCGTCCTTCATGGTGCCCGTGTCGGTGGCGAGGTCGCCGACCAGGGTCTGCGTGCCGTCGTCGCCGACCTTGTAGCCGGTCAGGGTGCGGGAGAGGACGATCGCGGCCAGCGAGTTCCAGGCGTAGTAGACGCGCTGCGGGTCGAGGTGCGAGAAGTCGTCGTCGTTCAGCAGGGAGACCTTGCCGCCCTTCTTGGCGCCGGTCACCTCCGGCGCCGGGCCCTTGGAGTCCTCCGCCGTGCCGATCTTGACCGAGGACGTGTGGGCCTTGGCCGCTTCCTGCTTGCCCGTCTTGCCGGCGCTGCTGCTGTTGCCGCTGCTGCACGCGGTCAGCACCGAGCTGGAGGCTGCGGCAACACCAGTGGCTATCAGGAAGTTTCTACGCGAGAAGGACATCGCATCCTGCCTTGAAGTGGGTTGATGAGAGAAAACCGGCACTGCGGCGGGAGTGCCGTGGTCCTGCGAACGCCGAGTCAGCGCTTGGTCTTCGGGTCGAGCGCGTCGCGCACCGAGTCACCGAGGAGGTTGAACGCCAGTACGAAGACCACCATCGTGATTCCGGGGAAGCACAGGAAGGTGATGTCGTCCTGGTAGAAGTTGGCGGCGTACCCGATCATGACGCCCCAGTCGGGGGTGGGGTCCTGGATGCCGACACCGAGGTAGGCGAGACCTGCCTCCGTGGTGACCATCGCAGGCAGCAGGAGGGTCCCCTGGATCAGGATCGGCGTCCACAGGTTGGGCAGCAGTTCCTTGAAGATGATGCGGGCCGGCGAGGCGCCCGTGACCTTGGCGGCCTCGACGAACTCCCTCTCGCGCAGGGCCAGTACCTGGCCTCGCAGCAGTCGGGCGATGGAGGCCCAGCCGAAGACGACGAGCAGTGAGATCAGGCAGACCACGGTCAGCCAGACCGGCGTGTCCTCGTTGGGTGCCACGAAGATCGAGATGACGACCGGCACGAAGGCGACGAAGAACAGCTGCTGCGGGAAGGCCAGCAGGATGTCGATGACCCGGCCGAGGAACCAGTCCGTCTTGCCGCCGAGGTAGCCGGCGCTCACGCCGATCGCGACGCCGACGACCATGGTGAGGATGGTGATGCCGGTGGAGATCAGCAGCGAGTTGCGGATCGCGTACAGCAGGAACGTGAAGACGTCCCGGCCCAGCTGCGGGTCGATGCCGAACCAGTAGTCGGCGTCGATGCCGCCGTTCGGTCCGGCCGGCAGGCCGTTGTCGCCCAGCAGGCCCGGCGTGTTGATGCCGTACGTCGTGTACGGGTCCTTGCCGTACAGCTTGGCTATGAGCGGTGCGGCCAGGCTGATCACGAAGAAGAGGATCACGATGATCGCCGAGATGACGCCCGTGCGATCCCGCTTGAAGCGAAGCCAAGCCAGCTGCCCGGGGGACCTGCTCTCGCTGCCCTTCGAGCTGTCGGAAACGCTCGGCTTCTCGACGGTCTCGTCGGTCACCTCAAGCGAGGCAGCCGCGGATGGAGTTGGGGGGGTCATGGTGCTCCTGGCCCAAGCGAGGGTCTGAGTGACTCCGCAGGGCACTCCCCTACGGGCTACGCCGGACTTTTTCAACGCAATTCATTCAAGGTCAATAAATTCTCGGTCGGCTTGGCGCTGTCTTTACATTCTTTACCTCACCTTGACTCTCCTGTAGCTACGCGGGTAGCACAGCCGTAACCAATCCGTGCTTCCAATCGGACCAATTGCGCAATTCGGTCAATGGGTTCGATATGCGGACGGTGCTGTACCGAAATGCGGTCGCGGAGGTGCACAAACCAACGTTTCGGCAACGTTACGCGGAGATCTGTTGCGCGAGGTTCACAAGATCATCAAAGTGCACCCCTGCACGAAGCACCCTGAAGGATGAGTGCATTCGGATCAAAGGCGTACCCCCGAATATGCCTGCATTCGGATGACGTGTCGCCCAAAAAGCCGTTCAATCAGACGTTGAGCGCGCGGGATGTGTCATACAAGCCGATATTGGCCGGTTATCGCCGGGGTGATCACGGAGGAGGCACGCCATGCGGGGAATCACGCACGCCCGATGGGCGGCTGGCGCGGTGGCGGTCGCGCTCGCCGCCACCGGCTGCGGGGGCGGGGCCGCCGGCAGCGACGGCGGGATCGGCACCGCGGTGCTCAGCTCCTCCTGGGGTGACCCGCAGAACCCGCTGGAGCCGGCCAACACGAACGAGGTGCAGGGCGGCAAGGTGCTCGACATGGTCTTCCGGGGCCTGAAGATGTACGACCCGAGGACCGGCAAGGCCGACGACATGCTCGCCGAGAGCATCACCACCACGGACTCGCGGAACTTCACCGTCAAGGTCAAGGGCGGCTGGACCTTCTCCAACGGCGAGAAGGTCACCGCCCGGTCCTTCGTGGACGCCTGGAACTACGGGGCGAGCCTCAGGAACAACCAGAAGAACGCCTA comes from the Streptomyces sp. NBC_00820 genome and includes:
- a CDS encoding ABC transporter permease, giving the protein MTPPTPSAAASLEVTDETVEKPSVSDSSKGSESRSPGQLAWLRFKRDRTGVISAIIVILFFVISLAAPLIAKLYGKDPYTTYGINTPGLLGDNGLPAGPNGGIDADYWFGIDPQLGRDVFTFLLYAIRNSLLISTGITILTMVVGVAIGVSAGYLGGKTDWFLGRVIDILLAFPQQLFFVAFVPVVISIFVAPNEDTPVWLTVVCLISLLVVFGWASIARLLRGQVLALREREFVEAAKVTGASPARIIFKELLPNLWTPILIQGTLLLPAMVTTEAGLAYLGVGIQDPTPDWGVMIGYAANFYQDDITFLCFPGITMVVFVLAFNLLGDSVRDALDPKTKR
- a CDS encoding ABC transporter substrate-binding protein, translating into MSFSRRNFLIATGVAAASSSVLTACSSGNSSSAGKTGKQEAAKAHTSSVKIGTAEDSKGPAPEVTGAKKGGKVSLLNDDDFSHLDPQRVYYAWNSLAAIVLSRTLTGYKVGDDGTQTLVGDLATDTGTMKDGGKTWSFTLKDGVKWEDGSDVNVDDVRHGFERAFATFITEGATYVQGWLTGSQDFRKSYSGPFKGKHLKSIETSGKTITFHLAEARPDFNYVLAMHSYAPTQAKHDTKQNYDKKPFSNGPYRIKSHVTDKSMVLVRNEHWDPNTDPIRNAYPDEFDFTFGIEAETAADRLIADAGADQYAVSWRTVPQSRQQQATAKAKDRLFEDLSSGTSLYWINQTRVTDIKVREAIIKAWPTAGIRQLQGGEHRGDYATGVMSPLVAGYKSQDVWGKLAKPAGDPAAAKAVLKKAGKLGTKVVYAYQNDPINAKVKVVVENALKAAGFDVVSKAIDSTTWYDQIGKIDNQFDIYWGGWSADWPTGFSVFQPLFQGDQVRDEGTNYCHLKNADVDAAIKAATLETDQNKANEMWAALDKQVTELGAFIPDVYMKRLYLHGSKLANVKMDPNFDGCMLYKMYVKA
- a CDS encoding ABC transporter ATP-binding protein produces the protein MTEDLVLPAPREKSGGADGEPLLEVSGLTKHFPVKGGFPIRRTVGAVQAVDGIDLTVHVGESFGLVGESGCGKSTTGRLITRLMEPTSGSIKYRGQDISRASRKQLAPIRSEIQMIFQDPYSSLNPRQTVGKIISGPMEINDISPEGGREKRVRELLDIVGLNPEHYNRFPHEFSGGQRQRIGVARALALEPKLIVADEPVSALDVSIQAQVVNLLQKVQNELGIAFLFIAHDLAVVRHFSQRVAVMYLGKIIEVGDRQSIYTRPRHPYTHALLSAVPEVSLSGDGAPARERIRLAGDVPSPINPPSGCRFRTRCWKAQDKCATEEPPLVQISGNTGGHLTACHFPEDPTIEARDEDIVLDPALAALEESAGD
- a CDS encoding ABC transporter permease, with amino-acid sequence MLRFLVRRSLGAVVILFLLSIVTFVLFFGVPRDPALLMCSKTCNPDAIANIHHVLGLDKPITEQYWIFLHNIVMGSNDFVQGPCPAPCFGYSYHSNDQVWATLVDRLPTTVSLTIGSAVCFLLLGLGTGLLAAWRRGTMIDKTATAVSMVIGSMQIYFLGPLALALLVYQTHWLGKPTYNDFTADPFAWFTGLILPWVILSTIFAAQYTRMARSAMIEQLQEEHVRTARAKGMSRRYVFFRYAWRGSLIPIVTIFGIDLGSLLGGAIITEVTFGLPGLGQLAVQSVFFSDLPLLLGVMLFAATMILMFNIIVDAAYAFIDPRVRLS
- a CDS encoding ABC transporter ATP-binding protein; this translates as MSNTTPLLDVSGLTKHFPIKGGFPIRRTVGAVQAVDGLDFQVAEGESLGLVGESGCGKSTTGRLITRLLEPTAGSVKYRGQDITHAGRKDLAPIRSEIQMIFQDPYASLNPRHTVGKIISGPMEINDINPEGGREKRVRELLDIVGLNPEHYNRFPHEFSGGQRQRIGVARALALNPKLIVADEPVSALDVSIQAQVVNLLQKVQRELGIAFVFIAHDLAIVRHFSQRVAVMYLGKIVEIADREDLYGNPRHPYTRALLSAVPEATVDGTARERIRLAGDVPSPINPPSGCRFRTRCWKATEKCATEAPPLVQAEGNKPGHLTACHYPETAETVSAGLLSKDPEAAG
- a CDS encoding ABC transporter ATP-binding protein; amino-acid sequence: MTTLTKEAGAPVPAGSGPLLSVRDLHVSFKTEDGVVKAVDGLSFDLARGKTLGIVGESGSGKSVTNLTVLGLHNPMFTTVEGEILLDGQELISARESELEKLRGNKVAMIFQDPLTALSPYYTVGRQIAEPYMKHTGASKREAWDRAVEMLTKVGIPNPKERAKDYPHQFSGGMRQRAMIAMALVCDPDLLIADEPTTALDVTVQAQILDLLKDLQQEVGSGIVFITHDLGVIADMADDIMVMYAGNAVERGTVDQVLREPEHPYTWGLLNSMPRLDSDPNAPLAPIPGAPPSLLNPPSGCRFHPRCTFQDRVEYAGACVTERPRLGPDRASACHLGAEQKRTIFIEEIKPRLG
- a CDS encoding ABC transporter permease yields the protein MLRFLVRRVIGAAITLLIISAITFMLFYAVPRDPARIACGKVCTPETLNLIRHNMGISDPMPVQYWHWLSAIFMGRDYSGFGHCNAPCLGYSFVNRESVLGTILDRFPTTVSLAVGSSVVFLVFGIGAGMFAAVRQGKAADKIASSASLVASSMQIYFVGPVALYLLVYTTHVLDQPTYTPFTDNPAAWANGLIVPWLVLALIWTANYTRMTRSQLVETLSEDYVRTARAKGMSRRNVFFRFAWRGAMGPIVTIFGIDMGVLLGGAMITEKTFSLQGLGMLAVKSVITNDLPMLLGVMIITAAFVVFANIIVDAVYAMIDPRIRLA
- a CDS encoding ABC transporter ATP-binding protein produces the protein MTSIDPQPFLSVKDLKVHFSTEDGVVKAVDGLSFDLARGKTLGIVGESGSGKSVTNLTILGLHNPDHTTIEGSIELDGEELNGASERTLEKLRGNKMAMIFQDALASLSPYHTIGTQIGEVYRKHTGASKKEARERAIEMLRRVGIPQPDSRVDNYPHEFSGGMRQRAMIAMALVCDPKLLIADEPTTALDVTVQAQIMDLLKDLQREFGTSIIFITHDLGVIADIADDVLVMYGGRCVERGPKEEVLRTPQHPYTYGLMGSMPSLDGPVDVPLTPIPGSPPSLLNPPSGCRFHPRCAFADKVDDGKCSKERPVLEIADGRGSACHLTEEQRREFLTDAVAGKAL